A genomic region of Vitis vinifera cultivar Pinot Noir 40024 chromosome 7, ASM3070453v1 contains the following coding sequences:
- the LOC100258110 gene encoding ankyrin repeat-containing protein ITN1: MPEVHQASCIPSTAGYHISNARFKPDKKAKREKRDAHMSLQILNKLLERAARCTYEMSPKNDKADPYNYSVHSEYRYFERGQEAWGMTPILVASRNGIVEMVEKILQLFPLAIYDTDNDSNIVLKAVENRQSHIYDFLLNSSLLLDREVSFHAVDHDWNNALHLAGKLAGDCHLQHIPTSMLQMQWEVKWYQYVQNSLPPHFVVQKNRDRRTPDEIFQIQHQKLEDESKQWLNSTSNSCSFIAALIATVAFASSASIPGGVKQDTGEPVFENHLAFSIFAMASLVALCCSVISLFIFLAIFISKHQDKDFTTNLPRNFLFGLTSLFISMAAMLTCFCSGNFLMLKGQLKYAAILVYALTGLIMAYFVLKHFPLFIDLLKATFRKVPERIYKEYL; the protein is encoded by the exons ATGCCTGAGGTTCATCAAGCTTCTTGTATCCCAAGTACTGCTGGTTATCATATCAGTAATGCCAG GTTCAAGCCAGATAAGAAagctaaaagagaaaaaagagatgCACATATGTCTCTTCAGATCCTGAACAAACTACTTGAACGTGCTGCTAGGTGTACATATGAAATGAGTCCCAAAAATGATAAGGCAGACCCATATAATTACAGTGTCCATTCAGAGTATAGATACTTTGAAAGGGGACAAGAAG CTTGGGGGATGACACCAATACTAGTTGCATCAAGGAATGGTATCGTGGAAATGGTAGAGAAAATCCTGCAACTGTTTCCTTTGGCCATTTATGACACCGACAACGATTCGAACATAGTGCTGAAGGCAGTAGAGAATAGGCAATCACATATATATGACTTCTTACTCAACAGTAGTCTTCTTCTTGATAGAGAAGTTTCATTTCACGCTGTTGATCATGACTGGAACAATGCATTGCATCTAGCTGGAAAGCTAGCAGGTGACTGCCACCTCCAGCATATCCCCACCAGCATGTTGCAAATGCAGTGGGAAGTCAAGTGGTACCAG TATGTGCAGAATTCCTTGCCACCACATTTTGTTGTTCAAAAAAATAGGGACAGACGTACCCCAGATGAGATCTTCCAAATACAACATCAAAAACTTGAAGACGAAAGCAAACAATGGCTAAATAGCACCTCCAATTCCTGCTCTTTCATTGCAGCACTTATCGCAACTGTTGCCTTTGCCTCATCAGCCTCTATACCTGGAGGGGTAAAGCAAGACACTGGGGAACCAGTTTTTGAAAACCATCTGGCTTTCAGTATTTTTGCAATGGCATCGCTAGTTGCTCTTTGCTGTTCAGTGATCTCCTTGTTCATATTCCTCGCCATTTTCATCTCCAAGCACCAAGACAAAGATTTTACTACGAACTTGccaaggaattttttatttggtttaacATCTCTCTTTATATCCATGGCAGCCATGTTGACCTGTTTCTGCTCGGGAAACTTCTTGATGCTTAAGGGCCAACTAAAATATGCTGCAATTCTGGTATATGCACTCACCGGCCTGATAATGGCGTACTTTGTTCTCAAGCACTTTCCATTATTTATTGATCTTCTGAAGGCTACATTTCGTAAGGTGCCTGAGCGTATATACAAGGAGTATCTGTAG